In Pseudodesulfovibrio sp. S3, one genomic interval encodes:
- the serB gene encoding phosphoserine phosphatase SerB, which produces MEKIILVHVTGSDRPGLTAELSDVLAGYDVDVLDIGQVVIHNFLTLGILIRLPANSQPVLKDLLFKAHELGVTMRLHPLAEDKYSSWVGDANKPRYIITLLSRSVTAEQVAAITRVVADSGLNIDTIHRLSGRVPLDCNDYECSRGCVEFTVRGTPGDVGDIRLKFLRISSELMVDIAFQEDNIFRRNRRLVAFDMDSTLIQAEVIDELAKEAGVGEQVAAITEAAMRGELDFKQSLRKRLSLLEGLDESVLQRVADRLPMSEGAEKLISNLKNVGYKIAILSGGFTYFGDILKKRFGIDYVYANELEIKDGKLTGRALGDIVDAEKKAELLQSIADLEGISLQQVIAVGDGANDLPMLNLAGLGIAFHAKPKVKEGARQAISTLGLDAILYLIGVRDHEAL; this is translated from the coding sequence ATGGAAAAAATTATTTTGGTGCATGTGACCGGCAGTGACCGGCCAGGTTTGACGGCAGAGCTGTCCGACGTGTTGGCAGGATACGACGTGGACGTGCTCGACATCGGTCAGGTGGTCATTCACAATTTTCTCACCCTCGGCATCCTCATTCGGCTGCCTGCCAATTCCCAGCCGGTGCTGAAAGATCTGCTCTTCAAGGCGCATGAACTGGGCGTGACCATGAGGCTGCATCCGCTGGCTGAGGACAAATACTCCTCTTGGGTCGGTGACGCAAACAAGCCCCGCTACATAATCACCTTGTTGTCCCGCTCTGTCACGGCAGAGCAGGTGGCGGCCATCACCCGTGTGGTTGCGGATTCGGGATTGAATATCGACACCATCCATAGGCTGTCCGGCCGGGTGCCGCTTGATTGCAACGACTACGAGTGTTCGCGCGGCTGCGTGGAGTTCACCGTGCGCGGCACGCCCGGCGATGTTGGTGATATTCGTTTGAAATTCCTGCGAATTTCTTCTGAATTGATGGTGGATATCGCCTTTCAGGAAGACAACATTTTCCGTCGCAACCGTCGGCTTGTCGCCTTTGACATGGATTCCACCCTGATCCAGGCCGAGGTCATCGACGAACTGGCCAAAGAGGCGGGCGTGGGTGAACAGGTGGCTGCCATCACCGAAGCCGCCATGCGCGGCGAATTGGATTTCAAGCAGTCCCTGAGGAAGAGGCTCTCATTGCTCGAAGGACTGGACGAGTCCGTGCTCCAGCGGGTGGCTGACCGGCTGCCCATGTCCGAGGGCGCGGAAAAGCTTATCTCCAATCTCAAGAACGTGGGCTACAAGATCGCCATCCTGTCCGGCGGATTTACCTATTTTGGCGACATCCTGAAAAAACGGTTCGGCATTGATTACGTCTACGCCAACGAATTGGAAATCAAGGACGGCAAGCTTACGGGCAGGGCTTTGGGCGATATAGTGGACGCCGAGAAAAAGGCCGAGCTGCTTCAGTCCATTGCCGACTTGGAGGGAATTTCCCTGCAACAGGTCATTGCCGTGGGCGACGGAGCCAACGATCTGCCCATGCTCAATCTCGCGGGGCTGGGCATCGCGTTCCATGCCAAGCCCAAGGTCAAGGAGGGGGCACGGCAGGCCA
- a CDS encoding polymer-forming cytoskeletal protein produces the protein MGLFSNKKSKESSELNAFLGVGTEYRGKLDFVGTVRIDGHFEGEISTDGVLILGRKAFIEGTVRVGQLSSCGEIRGDVFVKESAVFEKTSVLKGSLNAPVLVVEKGAVVEGSITMPRDEAPAIKPKVVSANFGGPTSVSSTKEPPVAKTGSDATGA, from the coding sequence ATGGGTTTATTTTCAAATAAGAAGTCTAAAGAAAGCTCAGAACTTAACGCCTTTCTTGGCGTGGGCACCGAATACAGAGGAAAGCTTGATTTCGTCGGCACGGTTCGTATCGACGGTCATTTTGAAGGCGAAATTTCCACTGACGGTGTTTTGATATTGGGTCGCAAGGCCTTCATAGAAGGCACTGTGCGAGTGGGGCAGCTGTCCTCCTGTGGTGAAATCCGTGGCGACGTGTTCGTCAAGGAAAGTGCCGTGTTCGAGAAGACGAGCGTGCTCAAGGGCAGTTTGAACGCCCCGGTGCTGGTGGTGGAAAAGGGGGCCGTGGTCGAAGGTTCCATTACCATGCCAAGGGACGAGGCGCCCGCCATCAAGCCCAAAGTTGTATCTGCGAATTTTGGTGGCCCGACAAGTGTGTCCTCCACAAAGGAGCCCCCTGTAGCCAAGACCGGCTCCGATGCTACCGGAGCGTAA
- a CDS encoding cyclic nucleotide-binding domain-containing protein, translating into MTTKSDQNIKSYFKGQSIYKEGQKGTVAYMIRKGSVTLYRSANGKRIVLDKLERGEIFGEMSVLSKVDRTESAEAAEFCDLMLLTEQVIQAMIERCPKTIQHLTKLLIKRVRKAGDINPNKTHKNSFLSICRILEMAHRCHISMQTAEAKRIPNHKMGIAIPDLSKQIKNILLVTQLEIDSALDQLAALKLVTLTSHGPGKAFAERYVKVNDLETFFQVASNLHKELSKSNALEPELEYIDIHDLAAEVEAQTDVLYKKMANMEIPETLFFFHKGAALTWAKDQEEDFFKRVKRKKKKISDLEDVNDIVFVDNATCKEAFAKLGYYKLGVLLSVADGESREKILGNLSKKIAQIVQDEAKERGPANPAEAEDVSDELIELIKISKGVAV; encoded by the coding sequence ATGACCACCAAAAGCGACCAGAATATCAAGTCCTACTTCAAGGGCCAATCCATATACAAAGAAGGCCAGAAGGGCACCGTTGCCTACATGATTCGCAAGGGGTCCGTGACCTTGTATCGATCCGCCAACGGCAAGCGAATAGTGCTCGACAAACTGGAACGCGGCGAGATCTTCGGCGAAATGAGCGTGTTGAGCAAAGTCGACCGCACCGAAAGCGCCGAAGCCGCGGAATTCTGCGACCTGATGCTCCTGACCGAGCAGGTCATCCAGGCCATGATCGAGCGCTGCCCGAAAACCATCCAACACCTGACCAAACTCCTTATAAAACGGGTACGCAAGGCAGGCGACATCAACCCCAACAAAACGCACAAGAATTCCTTCCTGAGCATCTGCCGCATCCTTGAAATGGCCCACCGCTGCCATATCTCCATGCAGACAGCCGAGGCCAAACGCATACCCAACCACAAAATGGGCATCGCCATTCCCGACTTGTCCAAACAGATAAAGAATATCCTGCTCGTGACCCAACTCGAGATCGACAGCGCTCTGGATCAACTGGCGGCCCTCAAGCTGGTCACCCTGACATCCCATGGACCGGGCAAGGCCTTTGCCGAGCGCTACGTCAAGGTGAACGACCTGGAGACCTTTTTCCAAGTGGCTTCCAACCTGCACAAGGAGCTGTCCAAGTCCAACGCCCTGGAACCGGAATTGGAATACATCGACATCCATGACCTGGCCGCGGAAGTGGAAGCCCAGACCGATGTCTTGTACAAGAAAATGGCCAACATGGAGATCCCGGAGACCCTCTTCTTCTTCCACAAGGGGGCCGCCCTGACCTGGGCCAAAGACCAGGAAGAGGACTTTTTCAAGCGGGTCAAACGCAAGAAAAAGAAAATCTCCGACCTTGAAGACGTCAACGACATCGTGTTCGTCGACAACGCCACGTGCAAGGAAGCCTTTGCCAAACTCGGGTATTACAAACTCGGCGTGCTGCTCTCGGTTGCGGACGGCGAATCCCGCGAAAAGATCCTCGGCAACCTGTCCAAGAAGATCGCCCAGATCGTCCAGGACGAGGCCAAGGAGCGCGGCCCGGCCAATCCGGCTGAAGCCGAGGACGTATCCGACGAACTCATTGAACTGATCAAAATTTCGAAAGGGGTGGCCGTCTAG
- a CDS encoding MotA/TolQ/ExbB proton channel family protein produces MNIATIFGIIAGIFVLCAATISATDSVQVFLNGPGLAIVLGGTIAATFICYPLREVMRVMGLFMSAFKAEELPIGDYIKDIVELSRTASSKGEEHLEKSLKKMENEFLRDGLQMLVDGYSKKELGEILNNRIQQYHEQEFNAAGIYRTMASLSPAFGIIGTLIGLIAMMQTMGDDVTRIGPAMATALTTTLYGALFANMIYTPIATKVERRIEERTILMCVIRDGILFIKDKTPAPIIMDKLKGYLPPSKWSSITTGK; encoded by the coding sequence GTGAATATCGCAACCATTTTCGGCATCATCGCGGGCATCTTCGTTCTTTGTGCCGCCACCATCTCCGCCACGGATTCGGTCCAGGTCTTCCTGAACGGACCGGGCCTGGCCATCGTGCTGGGCGGCACCATCGCAGCCACCTTCATCTGCTACCCCCTGCGGGAGGTCATGCGCGTCATGGGGCTGTTCATGTCCGCCTTCAAGGCCGAAGAACTGCCCATCGGCGACTACATCAAGGATATCGTGGAGCTGTCCAGGACCGCTTCCTCCAAGGGCGAAGAGCACCTGGAAAAATCCCTCAAGAAAATGGAAAACGAATTCCTGCGCGACGGGTTGCAGATGCTGGTGGACGGCTACTCGAAAAAGGAACTCGGAGAGATTCTCAACAACCGCATCCAGCAATACCACGAGCAGGAGTTCAACGCCGCAGGCATATACCGGACCATGGCCTCCCTGTCCCCGGCCTTTGGCATCATCGGCACGCTCATCGGACTGATCGCCATGATGCAGACCATGGGCGACGACGTGACCCGCATCGGTCCGGCCATGGCCACGGCCCTGACCACCACCCTGTACGGAGCCCTGTTCGCCAACATGATCTATACCCCCATCGCCACCAAGGTGGAACGGCGCATCGAGGAACGCACCATCCTCATGTGCGTCATCCGCGACGGCATCCTGTTCATCAAGGACAAGACACCCGCGCCCATCATCATGGACAAGCTCAAGGGGTATCTGCCGCCGAGCAAATGGTCCTCCATCACCACCGGAAAGTAG
- a CDS encoding flagellar motor protein MotB codes for MQIPGNFIPKRKRPVPDGGWRLTLADMMTLILCFFVVMLSVSKVDPNRYEAMSGVLAEAMKGKAAPSNRPDQQPMSQEEKKSKNLFELELELAKLIGRESRAVNLKLRPDAVAINLKGGVFFPLGSADLTPEAVDILNKLARPLTDAHYKLTVEGHSDNLPIKSSQFPSNWELSSARASSVARFFIAQGFPKNDIQVMGLADTRPLAPNTDKAGNSIPDNQSMNRRVVILVRPAS; via the coding sequence ATGCAGATTCCCGGCAACTTCATACCCAAGCGGAAACGGCCTGTCCCGGACGGCGGCTGGCGCCTGACCCTGGCCGACATGATGACGCTGATCCTCTGCTTTTTCGTGGTCATGCTCTCCGTGTCCAAGGTCGATCCCAACCGCTATGAAGCCATGTCCGGCGTCCTGGCCGAGGCCATGAAAGGCAAGGCTGCGCCGAGCAACCGCCCGGACCAGCAGCCCATGAGCCAGGAAGAAAAAAAATCAAAGAACCTGTTCGAACTGGAACTGGAGCTGGCCAAACTCATCGGCCGCGAATCCAGGGCAGTCAATCTCAAGCTGCGCCCTGACGCGGTGGCCATCAACCTCAAGGGCGGAGTGTTCTTCCCCCTGGGCAGTGCGGACCTGACCCCGGAGGCGGTCGACATCCTGAACAAACTGGCCCGCCCCCTGACCGACGCCCACTATAAACTGACCGTCGAAGGGCATTCCGACAATCTGCCCATCAAGTCGTCCCAGTTCCCGTCCAATTGGGAACTGTCCAGCGCCCGCGCCTCCTCAGTGGCCCGCTTTTTCATCGCCCAGGGCTTCCCCAAGAACGACATCCAGGTCATGGGGCTGGCCGACACCCGCCCCCTTGCCCCGAACACGGACAAGGCGGGCAACAGCATCCCTGACAACCAGTCCATGAATCGCCGGGTCGTCATCCTGGTCCGCCCGGCAAGCTAA
- a CDS encoding GNAT family acetyltransferase: MPLHEITIRTFGNATHRQQVVELWQTVFGYSASYNAPEFVIDRKTDHDDLFFVALDGDAVVGTVMAGYDGHRGWIYSLAVHPDQRKQGIGSMLLDHAQRALAKLGCFKVNLQILKTNEAVRKFYEANGFAVEDRLSMGKRLD; this comes from the coding sequence ATGCCGCTTCACGAAATTACCATACGTACCTTTGGAAACGCCACCCATCGGCAGCAGGTCGTCGAACTGTGGCAGACGGTTTTCGGATATTCAGCCTCCTACAATGCCCCGGAATTCGTCATCGACAGGAAAACAGACCATGACGACCTCTTTTTCGTGGCTTTGGATGGAGATGCGGTGGTCGGCACGGTCATGGCCGGGTACGACGGCCATCGGGGATGGATATATTCTTTGGCCGTTCACCCGGACCAGCGCAAACAGGGCATAGGTTCCATGCTGCTCGATCATGCGCAGCGGGCGTTGGCAAAGCTCGGCTGCTTCAAGGTCAACCTCCAGATCCTGAAGACCAACGAGGCAGTGCGAAAATTCTATGAAGCCAACGGGTTCGCCGTTGAAGATCGCCTCAGCATGGGCAAACGGCTGGATTAG
- a CDS encoding D-lyxose/D-mannose family sugar isomerase, translating to MKRSQINALISDAKEFYASFKFALPPWAFWGPDDWKGKGDSEVVKNQLGWDLTDYGAGDFEQRGLILFTIRNGNLAAGHPKKYAEKIMIIRENQICPMHFHWAKTEDIINRGGGNLVIELYGSTPAEELGTEPITVSVDGFARTVKPGGKVILTPGESIFLEQGMYHRFYGEPGKGKVLVGEVSSVNDDNTDNRFHQPQARFPEIEEDEAPLHLLCTDYPNYI from the coding sequence ATGAAACGAAGCCAAATCAATGCCCTCATCAGTGATGCCAAGGAATTCTATGCCTCCTTCAAGTTCGCACTGCCGCCCTGGGCCTTCTGGGGGCCTGACGACTGGAAGGGAAAGGGCGACTCCGAGGTCGTGAAGAATCAGCTCGGATGGGACCTGACCGACTACGGCGCAGGCGATTTCGAACAGCGCGGCCTGATCCTGTTCACCATCCGCAACGGCAACCTGGCCGCCGGACACCCGAAGAAATACGCGGAAAAGATCATGATCATCCGAGAGAACCAGATCTGCCCCATGCACTTCCACTGGGCCAAGACCGAGGACATCATCAACCGGGGCGGCGGCAATCTGGTCATCGAACTGTACGGCTCCACCCCAGCAGAGGAACTCGGCACCGAGCCCATCACCGTCTCGGTGGACGGCTTTGCGCGCACCGTAAAACCCGGCGGCAAGGTCATCCTGACGCCCGGCGAATCCATCTTCCTGGAACAGGGCATGTACCACCGCTTCTACGGAGAACCGGGCAAGGGAAAGGTCCTGGTCGGCGAGGTGTCGTCGGTCAACGACGACAACACCGACAACAGGTTTCACCAGCCCCAGGCCAGGTTCCCCGAGATCGAGGAGGATGAAGCGCCGCTTCACCTTTTGTGCACGGATTATCCGAACTATATTTAG